aataaaaaggagaaagaatctagagagagagagagatctgccttgcctagaatcctccagcgAGGGCCGTGTGCACGGCTCAGCAGAGAGCACACTTTTAGCGTGCAGCTGAGTGTGTTTGATCCCTAACACGGCAATGAAAAAgatggaaaagggagaagaaatcaTATATCCAGCAAGTTAAGCTATAGAATAGTTTCAGCACTTTCCTGCATTTTGTAGGACTTCTACCACCCTTCCTCGTGTCCCAGCTGCCATCCACTGGTTCCATTCTGTCCTACAGGTGGGCAGAAGCCTAGTTTAGTGTTCAGGTCTACCAGGTAAGAAGGAAGGTTGTCAGCACCCTGCTTTGTGTGGGTCCTTGAAGAACAAGGGTCATTCTAGGGAATCGGGCTTAGCAAAAGCAGGGTCCCCGCTTCCCGTGAACTGGGAACTGACTGCTCCTTGCTCTACGAAAGCCTTTATATTGTTACAGGATATACATcttttcagagtttctctgtgttatggctgtcctggaactcactttgtaggtcaggctggccttgaatgcatagagatccgcctgcctctgcctcctcctgagtgctgggattaaaggtgtgcgccaccaccacctggcaggatTTATAAGCAAGCAATTTCCACATACCCAACTCTTATCTGAAGTTGTTTGAAGGAACTCTTTGTCCGAGAGGTTCTCAGCCTTGAGACTTCTTGGTTTGCCTAGTCCTCCCATTACTAAGAAGCAAACATTTAAAGGAAAGGTAACAATCACTGAAGGTAGTTCAAAGGCTAGGTGCTAACACTTGGGAATTCCTGTGGGATCTCTTCTACAGAAGGGGTTGtaaggtggcacacacttgtaataccaggcaaaagaatcaggagttcaagggcaacctcaGCTTCACTGGGAGTTGGGATCCAGCCTGGGCCTCATGAGCACTCATCTCCAAGAGTGATGATGCCCTTCTGCAGTGTGGTCCTGAGCCTTCATTACTggactggaggaggagctggtccTCAAGTCTAAGCTGGTTTTGATTCCAGGAGACAACAGATAGGGTCTTAGTATGACAGGATCATTGCCAAGGATCAAACTCATCAACCCCAATGCCGGCAGAAGGCAAACTTGAACCTCACAAGTCGAATGGGGATAAAGCCTTATCTCTCAGGTGCCAGAGCTCCTCCCCTGGCCCTCTAGGCATACTTTCTGGAGTGGAGTCTGCAGCTCTGCTGGTAAGGGCTGAGTGGTAGCGTTGGCATTGTTATCTTCCTCCAGATTTGCAAAACTTGGTGCCCAACGGAGCTGGTAGTGAATGGTGAGCGTAAAGAGTTCCCTCCGCCTGCCCTTGGGAAAAACTACAATTTTTTAAACGGATCATGCATGAGTTATGAAGCGAATCACGTCCGCGAGTGCCTGCGTAAAGGTAAGGAGTGAAGGACTACAATCAGTCTAAGCAGAATATTGTGCTCCCTCCTACCCTGCAGCCCAAGCAGGTAATTtggaactacatttcccaggatgCTGAGGGACATCCACCTGCTCAAATCACCTCGCCTATTCCATAAGAActtctgggaattgtagtttTCTTGGTGTCCAGTGTGTGGGTTTTGGACgaggcttcctgtgctctctccTCCCAGGTCTTAAGGAAAGTCCTGTAGTGCCTCTGGCAGAGAGTGAGCTCTTGGCTGAAATTCTTGAGGAGGTGAGGAAGGCCATTGGAGTCACCTTCCCTCAGGACAAATGATGGTGCAGCTCCTGGGTTGGACACTTTTCCTACTTGGGACACTCTAGCTTGACCCTCATTGCTTTGGAGTTATTTTTGCAAAACAGCCCGAGCTTTCCCGTTGGAGAAAGCCCTTTCTGGGCTTTGAGAGTCACCGTCCTCTTGATGTTCTTCCTGCACATTCTGGCATCACCTGTCCTCACACCCACTAGGATGCAGCTCTGGGAAGTGTGAGTTGATGCGGATgtctttctgtgtgctgtgaatatgttctgttctcattggttgataaataaagctgctttggcctatggcaagtcAGGATAGAGCCAGGTGAGAAATCCAAGGAGAGATATGGGAGAAAAAGGGCAGACTTGAGAGAGACGCCATCCAGCTGCCCAAGAACAACATGCCAGCAGATCAATAatgccacagtcacgtggcaatactcagattaatagaaatgggttaatttaaatgtaagagctaggggctggagagatggctcagtggttaagaatactgactgctctaccagagcatccaggttcaatttccagcacccacatggcagcttacaactgtctgaagatgcaattgcagaggatctgacaccttcacaccaatgcaaatgaaataaagttaaataaaccataaaaaataaatgtaagagctagctagttatAAGCCTGAGCCATAGGccaaacatttaaattaatataagcctctgagtggttatttgggaactggttgggcaggacagaaacttctggttATAATGATTGAAAGTGTTTTCTGGTCCAAGGGTATCTTGGGGATCTGGAGCCAAAGAATCCCACAGTCACGTCATGTAACAAATCTCACACAAGAGATTTTATTGGGGAGAAACCCAGAATGGCAGCAACCCCACAACAGAGACAGCAGTGGGCTCGGCAGAGgggcaggcttttttttttttttgtgaagatttattatgtatacagtattctgtctgcatgtatgcatgcaggccagaaaagggcaccagatctcattacagatggttgtgagccaccatgtggtagctgggaattgaactcaggacctttggaagagcaggcagtggtcttaaccactgagccatctctccagccccaggtgcaGGCTTTTATAGGGTCTGTTATGCATGCACAGTGAGCCACAGAAAGTACCAAGCAGTCAGAAATATGATTAAGACATTAACCCTGGGtcatgggggtggggacaggccAGGGCAGGATGATTCTCCACTGGCCTGTTAccctacaaagagaaacccaaaATAACCTCGAAGGAATGCAGAATACCCGGTGGCTAGGATTGCCAGGTAACCCTGCTATGCTTGCTCTGACTGTAtccatccctcttcctctccttttagGGATTGATTGAGAGTGGCTGTGACAGCAGGGTGTAATGGGGAGGCAAAagctggtagatctctgagtttgaggccagcctggtctacacagcaagttttagGTCATCCAGTTCCAATGTGAGCCCCTAGAGAGGGATTGGTTGGGGGGCTTCaggaggcggggaggggggggtacGACGACagagaccctggagctggagaaatgactcaggagTTAATAGTCCTCGTTGGTCTTGATTCAGGTCACaaagtggttcacaactgtctttaaccaCAGTTCAAGAGAATCcgatgccctctgacctccgtgAGCAACCAGGCACACCGGGTACACATCCATGTGCAGGCCGTGAGTCTCACACCCTGGGTCAAAGGGCTGAGgtgctcccagcatccctcagtccctacctgttggTGGTGGGGCATGGCTGGCACACCCTGCCCTCTACCCTGAACCCTCCAGCCCAGGAGCTCCCCAGAAGCTCTGCCCTGTGTAATCCAGACATTTGGGTTCCTGCCATTTTGTACCTTTGCCTCCTTGGCTGTTGCGTCTcagttctcttctcttctctcctcataACCGCGGTCAGTACCGTCTTGTCAATGCTGGACTTTCCCAGAAGTCTCTGCCTCTACTTACACCCTACCTTTTAGCTCCAATAAACTTTCTTCTCCACCATACCTATGAGGAGTCATGtcctttctttattattattttttttcattcacagacaaaacactcatacgtataaaataaaatagatacattttaaaaaaattcagccagagtggggtggtggtggtgcacacctttcatccagcactcaggaggcagaggcaggtggatccctgtgagttcagggccagtctggtctacaagagctagttccaggacaggctccaaagctacagagaaaccctgtctcaaaacaaacaaacaaaaaaagaagtatggATTTAGGATACATTGTGTGACTCACTAGGCTCCCACatggaattttgttgttgttatttaattttttctgtttttcttgttgttcttttaaattttgttttgttttgtgggggtcGAAGGGGCAGAGGGTAGATGTGAGGGATGAGAGATGAGTAGAAtcagggtgcatgatgtgaaattcacaaaggatcgataaaaagttaaaagaaaaagaaacaatgagaaaaaaaccCTGGTGCTAGGagggcttttttttgtttgtttgtttgtttgtttgtttttggtttttcgagacagggtttctctgtggctttggagcctgtcctggaactagctctgtataccaggctggtctcgaattcacagagatccgcctgcctcttccgtgcgccaccatagccaggcttatttacttgttttttgttcatttgtttttatttgagaaagggtttctctgtgcagccctggctatcctggaaccctGGTTTGAGACCAGggtgcccagtgctgggattaaacggatgctccaccactgcctggcccttctttccttttgagacaaagtctgttTTGGCCATGCAGGCTGATTTGAGATTCATAGCAATTCTACATAGGGCTTCCAcgttctgggattacagggatggGCGCACACTAGGGTCTGTCCcaaccccttcctttctctgtttgttttgaggGAGGATCTCACTACTGGGCTTTAACTGACCTGTCACTCCCTAAGTAGACCAGAGAGatctcagattcacagagatctgcttgcctctgggtCTGGAAGCTGGCATTAAAGACGCAGTAGCCTCTACACACTGcctgattttgatttttcaattCTTAGTAATGCAGTCTGGACTCAAACTGTAcagtccaggcttgcctcaaattctttggcaatcttcctgcttcactgTCTTCAGGGCTGACCTCGCCCCTGTTGGCTATCACCCtgatctggttttgtttgtttattttctccagaTGGGGGTCTGGTTACTGTCCTGGATGGCTTTGAGTTTGAGGCGATActccctcctgcctccaagtgctgagagaCAAAGTGATTATGCCTGGTCTcggtgtttgtttttgagacgagGCTTTGTTGCTTATCctaggcaggctttgaactcgaGGTAATCTTACTTCAGCTTCTCTAGTGCTCTCTGCCACAAAGCTATGGCAAAAGGAATAATGAGTACTGACTGGTCTGGCTTCAGGCAGAATCGCGCATGCAGACCCTGTACTGTGGcccaaacctgtaatcccagaaggcGGAAGCCCTATGCAGATGTGTCGCAGTCTCGAGACAGAGGCCCCGCCCCGGCAGACCGGCAGTCACGTGACCAGCCCTGCGGGGCGGAGGCCATGTTGCGGGGCACCCACGTGAGGGGCGCACGTCCGCGAGCGGTCACGTGACCGGGGCGCGCTGTAGCCGCCCGGGGCGCACCCGGCGAAAAGCAGCGGCGGTGATGGACGGGTCGGGGGAGCAGCTCGGAGGCGGCGGTGAGGAGGGAGGCGGAGGACGAGTCCCGGACGAGGGACCCCGGGACCCCGTCGGCTCTGGGCTCGGGTGGGAGTCCGCTGGGGCGCGCGGATCCATCCCGCCGGGCGCATCCGCACCCCGACAGCGGACATCCGCGTGCGCGCCCCAGGGCAGGCCCGGGCTTGTCGCTGGCGCCACTTCCTGCTGGTCGCCCGGGCTGGGCCGGGTCCCAGCGCCGCCCCTCGGGCCGGGGGCCTGTTTGCTTTTGGTGCCCTGTTCTCCGTGTTCGGAGGAGCTGGGATGCAGGCCGGGTCCCGCCCCCTGTCCATCAGGAGCAGTCGTCCTGCTTTCCATGTTGCCTTTCACTACTAGGGTACCCAGCTCTGTCTCCCTTCAGGGTTATGAGCCTCCCCAGCCCCCTGACTCTTCCCGGGACCTAGGAGTCCAGgcacccctttcctcctctctccaccagGGCCCACCAGCTCTGAGCAGATCATGAAGACGGGGGCCTTTTTGCTACAGGGGTGAGTGTGAGTGAGGCCCTGTTGTGGTGGGGTTGGCTTTGGGAGCAACACGCGATTCTCACTCTGCGCCTCCTTCACCCACTTCCATTCACATCTAGTTTCATCCAGGACCGAGCTGGGAGGATGGCAGGGGAGACGCCTGAGCTGACCTTGGAGCAGCCACCGCAGGATGCGTCCACCAAGAAACTGGGCGAGTGTCTCAGGCGAATTGGAGATGAACTGGACAACAACATGGAACTGCAGAGGTGTGGTTCCTGCAACCTGGGGTCCATCCGGGGATTTATGCCCCCTCGAGAACTGGGCACTGTGTACTCTGGTCCTCAGATACTCTGCGCTAGGGATACTCTACATGGTAGGCCACCCCGGAGTCACAGTGGTGGGTTCTGGGTAGGTGCTGTACTATACCGAGCCATGCCCACAGTCCTCTCATCCGTGGGCGCTGCAGGAATAAGTTACCTTAAAGCCAGGTCTCCAGTCCCTGGCTGGTAGACGCTTgcaggtgctctaccacagagccgTGCCTCTGACACCTCCCATGAGTCTTAGGCAGGGGCTGAGCCACTTCGTCCCACTTGGAGCCCCTGGAGGTAGGTGTTGTGCCGCCCTCCACTTGTAGGTATCAGGAGAGCACTTCTGCTGTCACTTTCTCCCCAGGACCTGGGAACTTTGCTTTCTTAGGTGCCTCACCTCCTTCCCAGCGCAGGCTCTGGCCTTTGTCCTAGCATGGGGGAGGCTGTGGGAACTCCTGATGGGTCTGCCCACCTTGCTCAGCACTGCTTTGTCCTGTAGGATGATTGCTGACGTAGATACAGACTCCCCCCGAGAGGTCTTCTTCCGCGTGGCAGCTGACATGTTTGCCGATGGCAACTTCAATTGGGGCCGGGTCGTTGCCCTCTTCTACTTTGCCAGCAAACTGGTGCTCAAGGTGAGTAGCCACAGGGTCGCGGGCCCAGGGGCGCACCCTCGGGTCTGTGGTGGCCCGGGTGGTGAGGTCCAGGGACAGGAGAAAAATGGCTGTGTATTTATCCCCTCAACAAATGGGTTGGGCCTAATGTATGAGGGCCCAACCCCAGCACCTAGTCTCTGACCCAACAAAGCAACTAGCCCTTCCTGATGGAGCTCTGCTTGGTTGTTGTGACGTTGAAGTAAGGTGGATGGATCAGAGAAGCCTAGAAAGATTTCTCAGGATAGGTGGTACCTTAAAACTGGCGTGGTGGTTTATGCTTCTAATTTCAGTACTCATGAGACTGATGTCGGAATATCAAAGTTTAAGGTTAACTATAGCTAAATACTGAGTTTCAGACTATTCTGGCTACCTAAAACctaggtggtttttgtttgtttgttttggttttttgagacagggtttcgctgtagttttagagcctgttctggaactagctcttgtagaccaagctgccctcaaactcacaagagatccgcctgcctctgcctcccgattgctgagattaaaggcgtgcgccaccactgcccggctttaaaAGCtagtttac
The nucleotide sequence above comes from Microtus ochrogaster isolate Prairie Vole_2 unplaced genomic scaffold, MicOch1.0 UNK14, whole genome shotgun sequence. Encoded proteins:
- the Bax gene encoding apoptosis regulator BAX isoform X1, whose protein sequence is MDGSGEQLGGGGPTSSEQIMKTGAFLLQGFIQDRAGRMAGETPELTLEQPPQDASTKKLGECLRRIGDELDNNMELQRMIADVDTDSPREVFFRVAADMFADGNFNWGRVVALFYFASKLVLKALCTKVPELIRTIMGWTLDFLRERLLVWIQDQGGWDGLLSYFGTPTWQTVTIFVAGVLTASLTIWKKMG
- the Bax gene encoding apoptosis regulator BAX isoform X2; protein product: MAGETPELTLEQPPQDASTKKLGECLRRIGDELDNNMELQRMIADVDTDSPREVFFRVAADMFADGNFNWGRVVALFYFASKLVLKALCTKVPELIRTIMGWTLDFLRERLLVWIQDQGGWDGLLSYFGTPTWQTVTIFVAGVLTASLTIWKKMG